The Longimicrobium sp. genome has a segment encoding these proteins:
- the pgl gene encoding 6-phosphogluconolactonase codes for MSTQPTSAEVVHPGASRIEVYADAQAASRASAESFARHAVEAVRSRGRFSVALSGGSAPEQSYQMLGDEPFRSMIPWEGVHLFWGDDRCVTPGHPRSNFRMANAAFITRVPIPPRNVHRMPGELPPREGAARYAAELEAFFGPGVPRFDLVHLGIGPDGHTASLFPFDDLLRDAERTVGWSLHRPLGEWRLTLTVPVLNTARRVEMLALGAGKASIVRSALEGPIDPYRIPAQLVRPAGEMVWILDRGAAKELTGG; via the coding sequence GTGTCCACGCAGCCGACATCCGCCGAGGTCGTTCACCCCGGGGCCTCCCGCATCGAAGTCTACGCCGATGCGCAGGCCGCCTCTCGCGCTTCCGCGGAGAGCTTCGCACGCCACGCCGTGGAGGCTGTGCGCTCACGCGGCCGGTTCAGCGTGGCTCTCTCAGGCGGGAGCGCGCCGGAGCAGTCGTATCAGATGCTGGGGGACGAGCCGTTCCGGTCGATGATCCCGTGGGAGGGCGTGCACCTGTTCTGGGGCGACGACCGCTGCGTTACGCCGGGTCATCCGCGCAGCAACTTCCGGATGGCGAACGCGGCATTCATCACCCGCGTGCCCATTCCGCCACGGAACGTACACCGCATGCCGGGCGAGCTTCCGCCTCGCGAGGGCGCCGCGAGGTATGCGGCGGAACTGGAGGCGTTCTTCGGCCCGGGGGTCCCGCGGTTCGACCTGGTTCACCTGGGGATCGGCCCAGACGGGCACACGGCGTCGCTCTTTCCCTTCGATGACCTGCTTCGCGATGCCGAGCGCACCGTCGGCTGGTCGCTGCACCGGCCGCTGGGGGAGTGGCGGCTCACGCTGACTGTCCCCGTCTTGAACACGGCGCGACGCGTGGAGATGCTCGCGCTGGGGGCGGGCAAGGCGTCCATCGTCCGGTCCGCGCTGGAGGGGCCGATCGATCCATATCGCATCCCCGCGCAGCTGGTTCGCCCGGCGGGGGAGATGGTGTGGATCCTGGATCGCGGCGCGGCCAAGGAGTTGACCGGCGGGTGA
- a CDS encoding Clp protease N-terminal domain-containing protein — protein sequence MLFRRGPKVPPPRPPDLPFDEAARDALGNATAEAQKANVGAVHAEHLLYALMADPSGLAARAFERLGHEPAMVRRRMEHASPPRAWGLRAPVLPYADDVKGAIEFAMREARAAGLHQVGAGELLLGVLQSPMGVPARIFGQMEITATALRAALKAGTHPTEP from the coding sequence GTGCTGTTTCGCCGCGGTCCCAAGGTTCCCCCACCCCGCCCGCCGGACCTGCCGTTCGACGAGGCGGCGCGCGACGCCCTCGGCAACGCGACGGCCGAGGCGCAGAAGGCCAACGTAGGCGCCGTGCATGCCGAGCACCTGCTCTACGCGCTGATGGCCGACCCCTCGGGCCTGGCGGCGCGCGCATTCGAGCGGCTGGGGCACGAGCCTGCGATGGTGCGCCGGCGGATGGAGCACGCCTCGCCGCCGCGCGCGTGGGGCCTGCGCGCGCCCGTGCTCCCCTACGCGGACGACGTGAAAGGCGCCATCGAGTTCGCCATGCGCGAAGCCCGCGCGGCCGGCCTTCACCAGGTGGGCGCGGGCGAACTGCTGCTCGGCGTGCTGCAATCGCCGATGGGCGTCCCGGCGCGCATCTTCGGCCAGATGGAGATCACCGCCACGGCCCTCCGCGCCGCCCTCAAGGCCGGAACCCACCCGACCGAACCGTAG